One Microcaecilia unicolor chromosome 8, aMicUni1.1, whole genome shotgun sequence DNA window includes the following coding sequences:
- the LOC115476839 gene encoding protocadherin gamma-B2-like: MEIIGRQLGAVVSRQIMFLFLFCWFSLVISEQFHYSFPEEMEKGSIVGNVGKDLGLNVKELSARNLRLVSSVKKQYFLVNVNDGNLYIKSRIDREEICGNAPICVLNFEMLVENPLNIFPLKIEIQDINDNSPLFVRNITFLELSESSLPGARILIESAVDPDVGINSLQKYHLNQNQYFILSTKENAEGNKHAELILEQPVDREKQSTHHLILTATDGGNPMRTGTTYIHISVIDANDNPPIFSQEMFKISLKENIPVGTLVIQLKATDVDQGINGEVAYSFTNVPNSVLHKFSLDSRTGEIRVKELLDYEEAAFFEMNAEAKDGGGLFATCKVLIELTDENDNAPEIELMSVSSPVPEDSPVGTVIALINVYDRDSGPNGKVYCHFRRDLPLQLISATNNYYKLLTKESLDREKISMYNITVTATDEGSPPLSTNKTIPLVISDINDNAPVFEQTSNVAYVLENNPPGASIYSVKASDLDLNVNSRITYSLLSIEEVSFSSYISINSQTGIVYAQRSFDYEQLRDFELQLKAEDGGSPPLSSKASLRVFILDQNDNAPGILYPSLGSDGSSSFEMVSPSSNIGTLVTKVIAIDADSGHNAWLSYQLIQATEPLLFQIGFHSGEIRTARSLLEKDPVKQKIVILVKDNGQPSLSSTVTLHVVFAETFQEALPELSNQPSDTENQSNLHVYLVIALVLISFLFLFTIILVIGRKILESKEEATVFQPSDLYPKAVPRFSADYNEGTLPYLYQPCAAPESKQNEFIFLDLNCQKSDIISSDNAAVQLMSRQDTTIISETSTFPELVQLLIRTLSVAVHQFGRKTEIDLTDCQVHRRPTSRLKQTQELGLKEP; this comes from the coding sequence ATGGAAATCATTGGTAGGCAACTTGGTGCAGTAGTCAGTCGGCAAATAatgtttttattcttattttgttGGTTTTCTCTTGTAATTTCTGAACAATTTCACTATTCATTTCCTGaggaaatggaaaaaggatctattGTGGGAAATGTTGGCAAGGATTTGGGATTAAACGTGAAAGAGCTTTCAGCTCGGAATCTCCGCCTTGTTTCCAGTGTTAAAAAGCAATACTTCCTTGTCAATGTAAACGATGGGAATTTGTATATAAAGTCCAGAATAGATAGAGAAGAAATATGTGGGAATGCACCCATTTGTGTTCTAAATTTTGAAATGCTTGTTGAAAATCCGCTCaatattttccctttgaaaattgaaaTTCAAGATATTAATGACAATTCACCACTTTTTGTCAGAAATATCACTTTTTTAGAACTATCTGAGTCTTCTTTACCTGGTGCTCGCATTCTTATAGAAAGTGCGGTGGATCCAGATGTTGGTATCAATTCGTTACAAAAATATCATCTCAATCAGAACCAATATTTTATCCTCAGTACTAAGGAGAATGCTGAGGGCAATAAACATGCAGAATTGATACTGGAACAACCAGTAGACCGGGAAAAACAGAGCACCCATCACTTAATTTTGACAGCTACAGATGGTGGAAACCCAATGAGAACCGGAACCACTTATATTCATATTAGTGTTATTGATGCTAATGACAATCCTCCTATCTTCAGCCAAGAAATGTTCAAAATTAGTCTGAAGGAAAATATACCGGTGGGCACATTAGTGATTCAACTAAAAGCAACTGATGTTGATCAGGGCATAAATGGAGAAGTTGCTTATTCATTCACAAATGTACCGAACAGTGTTCTTCACAAATTTAGTCTGGATTCTAGAACTGGTGAGATTCGAGTTAAAGAACTTCTGGATTACGAAGAAGCAGCATTTTTTGAGATGAACGCTGAAGCAAAAGATGGAGGTGGCCTGTTTGCAACCTGCAAGGTTCTAATAGAGCTTACGGATGAGAATGACAATGCACCTGAAATAGAATTAATGTCAGTTTCCAGTCCAGTTCCGGAAGACTCTCCGGTCGGCACAGTAATAGCTCTGATTAATGTCTATGACCGTGATTCTGGACCGAATGGAAAAGTATACTGTCATTTTCGACGTGATTTACCTCTTCAGCTGATATCAGCCACTAATAACTATTACAAACTCCTCACTAAAGAGAGCTTGGACAGAGAAAAGATCTCCATGTACAATATCACAGTCACAGCGACTGACGAAggatctcctcctctctccacaaACAAAACTATTCCTTTGGTAATATCGGATATCAATGATAATGCCCCTGTTTTTGAGCAAACTTCCAACGTCGCTTATGTTCTGGAGAACAATCCTCCAGGAGCCTCAATTTACAGCGTAAAGGCCTCAGATCTGGACTTGAACGTCAACTCTCGAATTACTTACTCTCTGTTGAGCATTGAAGAAGTGTCTTTCTCTTCCTACATCTCCATCAATTCACAGACTGGTATTGTTTATGCTCAGCGCTCATTTGACTATGAGCAGCTCAGGGACTTTGAGCTGCAACTTAAAGCCGAAGATGGCGGCTCCCCACCTCTCAGTAGTAAAGCCAGTCTGAGAGTTTTTATTCTAGATCAAAATGACAACGCGCCCGGCATCCTGTATCCTTCACTCGGATCAGATGGGTCTTCTTCCTTTGAGATGGTTTCTCCTTCGTCTAATATTGGTACCCTAGTAACTAAAGTGATAGCTATAGATGCTGACTCTGGCCACAATGCTTGGCTGTCCTACCAACTAATCCAGGCCACAGAGCCGTTGCTTTTTCAAATTGGGTTCCATAGTGGAGAAATCAGAACAGCTCGTTCTTTGCTAGAGAAAGATCCCGTGAAGCAGAAAATAGTCATTTTAGTGAAAGATAATGGACAACCATCTCTTTCATCCACAGTGACTTTGCACGTGGTATTTGCAGAAACATTTCAAGAAGCTCTGCCTGAACTAAGCAACCAACCCAGTGACACAGAAAATCAATCTAATTTACATGTTTATTTAGTCATAGCTCTGGTTCTGATCTCCTTTTTGTTCCTTTTTACGATTATCCTGGTGATAGGGAGAAAAATCCTAGAATCCAAGGAGGAAGCAACAGTTTTTCAGCCTTCTGATCTGTACCCAAAAGCCGTTCCCAGATTCTCAGCAGACTACAATGAGGGAACTTTGCCTTACTTATACCAACCTTGTGCAGCACCAGAATCCAAGCAGAACGAGTTTATATTTTTAGACTTAAATTGTCAAAAATCAGATATAATTTCTTCAGACAACGCTGCAGTACAGTTAATGAGCAGACAAGATACCACTATAATATCTGAGACCAGCACCTTTCCTGAG